TGGACGAAGTCGAGTCCATGGAATTCCTGCTCGACAAGATCCGTCAAACCAAGAACAACGCCGAGTTCTTCGATCTGATGCGCCGCGGCGGAAGTTAAATCAACTTAGTTAATCCAACGTAGTTAATCCAACGTAGTTAATCCAACGTAGTTAATCCAACGTAGTTAATCCAACGCGCTGGTTCGAAACATGAAAAGCCGCCCGCATTCGCGGGCGGCTTTTTTTCGTCTGCCGAAACGAGCAGCACGATTATGAACGTGTACGTTCACGTTCATGTTGATCTATAATTTCGGGACATCATCATCTGCCGATAAAACCTTCGGCCAGCACCATGTCCAACGAACTGCTCACCGTACGCGACGCCGCCGAACGCCTCGGCGTCACCCCCCGCACGCTGAAATACTACGAAGAACGCGGTCTCGTTACGCCCAGCCGTAGCGAGGGGCGTTATCGACTCTATGACGAAAACGATCTGGAGCGCTTCGGGCGCATCTTGCGGCTGCGGTCGCTAGGGTTTTCGCTGCACGGCATCGTGGAGATGCTCAAGCGGCCGCTTGAAAAAACGGAAGCCGGCCAGAATCGCTATTCACCCGATTCTCTGGCGGACATCCGCGAG
This window of the Caballeronia sp. SBC1 genome carries:
- a CDS encoding MerR family transcriptional regulator; its protein translation is MSNELLTVRDAAERLGVTPRTLKYYEERGLVTPSRSEGRYRLYDENDLERFGRILRLRSLGFSLHGIVEMLKRPLEKTEAGQNRYSPDSLADIREGLQQQLDAIDTRIESVRRELKEAQAVRAELRLDLDYVEARLAGQPADALLEQRSKASAKARSKK